TTTGCCGGAGGGAGTGGAGATGGTGATGCCGGGTGACAACGTGTCGCTGGACGTGCAGTTAATCACGCCGATCGCGATGGAGAAGGAGCTTCGCTTCGCCATCCGCGAGGGCGGCCGGACGATCGGTGCCGGCGTCATCGCTGAAATTTTGGAGTAAGCGCAAGAGCGAGTGAAAAGGCGGCCTTGAGATGCCCAGAGACAAGATCACGCTGGCCTGTGGTGAGTGCAAGCGGCGCAACTACGATTCG
The nucleotide sequence above comes from Acidobacteriota bacterium. Encoded proteins:
- the tuf gene encoding elongation factor Tu (EF-Tu; promotes GTP-dependent binding of aminoacyl-tRNA to the A-site of ribosomes during protein biosynthesis; when the tRNA anticodon matches the mRNA codon, GTP hydrolysis results; the inactive EF-Tu-GDP leaves the ribosome and release of GDP is promoted by elongation factor Ts; many prokaryotes have two copies of the gene encoding EF-Tu) yields the protein LPEGVEMVMPGDNVSLDVQLITPIAMEKELRFAIREGGRTIGAGVIAEILE